The Candida dubliniensis CD36 chromosome 2, complete sequence genome contains a region encoding:
- the RPS4 gene encoding 40S ribosomal protein S4: MGRGPKKHLKRLAAPSHWMLDKLSGTYAPRPSAGPHKLRESLPLVVFLRNRLKYALNGREVKAIMMQQHVQVDGKVRTDTTYPAGFMDVITLEATNEHFRLVYDVKGKFAVHRISAEEAAYKLGKVKKVQLGKKGVPYVVTHDGRTIRYPDPLIRANDTVKIDLATGKIDDFIKFDTGRLVMVTGGRNLGRVGVIVHREKHEGGFDLVHIKDALENTFVTRLSNVFVIGTEAGKPWVSLPKGKGIKLSISEERDRRRAQQGL; the protein is encoded by the coding sequence ATGGGTAGAGGACCAAAGAAACACTTGAAAAGATTAGCAGCTCCATCTCATTGGATGTTGGACAAATTGTCCGGTACTTATGCTCCAAGACCATCTGCTGGTCCACACAAATTGAGAGAATCATTACCATTGGTTGTCTTTTTAAGAAACAGATTGAAGTATGCTTTGAACGGTAGAGAAGTCAAGGCCATCATGATGCAACAACACGTTCAAGTTGACGGTAAGGTCAGAACCGACACCACTTACCCAGCTGGTTTTATGGATGTCATCACCTTGGAAGCTACCAACGAACATTTCAGATTAGTATACGATGTTAAAGGTAAATTCGCCGTTCACAGAATCTCTGCTGAAGAAGCTGCCTACAAATTGGGTAAAGTCAAGAAAGTCCAATTGGGTAAGAAAGGTGTTCCATATGTTGTTACCCACGACGGTAGAACCATCAGATACCCAGACCCATTGATCAGAGCCAACGATACTGTCAAGATTGATTTGGCCACTGGTAAAATCGACgatttcatcaaattcgACACTGGTAGATTAGTTATGGTTACTGGTGGTAGAAATTTGGGTAGAGTTGGTGTTATTGTCCATAGAGAAAAACACGAAGGAGGTTTCGATTTGGTTCATATCAAAGATGCTTTGGAAAACACTTTTGTCACCAGATTGTCTAACGTTTTCGTTATTGGTACCGAAGCCGGTAAACCATGGGTCTCATTGCCAAAGGGTAAAGGTATTAAATTGTCTATCTCTGAAGAAAGAGACAGAAGAAGAGCTCAACAAGGTTTGTAG
- a CDS encoding GTPase-activating protein, putative (Similar to S. cerevisiae GYP5) — MSLPALPNRRSIQVCLRLNESPNEDVQELTTIQNTFDKSTSNYLLQSKHNQLSIKFQDKNNQTRDSINSSAENIKKTFQDIKSIAGGFGDVFEIDWEFWSLVVNDYDHVVNHESDKLNQCIISGIPKEFRGIIWQLVAKSKDSQLEDFYRQLKLESSIHEKGIKRDLTRTSFFTNVEAVSKSDELFNVIKAYSLYDPDVGYTQGMIFIAVPLIMNMNESECFCLLVTLMKEYGLRDLFCPEMKGLHVLLYEFDRLLESYSPVLYNHLVKQGIKSSMYASQWFLTFFAYKFPLDIVLRIYDIIVTQGMESILKFAVNLMIQNEQNLLALSFDKLLEFLKDKLFNVYIAEAFIKDDKGKKRFSLSRSATSTPATYYKLDELVQDSMQINVDPVELTKYAKEFESIYNKEKAKVDDIKGMRLANGNLRHRIKELQSQYSALNRDHVDVVQKMVDLKITLPDLVNENEDLKQSIEKLEKDVEELESKTQPANDVLPSEIEDQIQQLLVINTQEVEKSANLEEELNSLLEQEEKLNKLIKQANRNSTWFKWNK; from the coding sequence ATGTCTTTGCCTGCTCTCCCTAATAGGAGATCTATCCAAGTATGCTTAAGATTGAACGAATCACCAAACGAAGATGTCCAGGAATTGACCACGATCCAAAACACTTTTGATAAGTCAACCTCAAACTATTTGTTGCAGTCAAAACACAATCagttatcaattaaattccAAGATAAAAACAACCAAACCAGAGATTCCATTAACTCCAGTGCagaaaatatcaaaaagaCTTTCCAGGATATAAAAAGTATTGCTGGCGGGTTTGGTGACGTTTTTGAAATCGACTGGGAATTCTGGAGTTTGGTGGTCAACGACTATGATCATGTGGTAAACCATGAACTGGATAAATTAAACCAATGTATAATATCAGGAATACCAAAGGAGTTTAGAGGTATTATTTGGCAGCTAGTGGCCAAATCTAAAGATTCCCAATTAGAAGACTTCTACCGCCAGTTGAAGCTAGAATCTTCAATCCACGAAAAGGGAATCAAGCGTGACTTGACCAGAACCAGTTTCTTTACCAATGTTGAGGCAGTTAGTAAAAGCGACGAACTTTTCAATGTGATCAAGGCGTATTCCTTATATGACCCCGATGTGGGCTATACCCAGGGGATGATCTTTATTGCTGTGCCATTGATTATGAATATGAACGAGTCAGAGTGcttttgtttattggtCACACTAATGAAGGAGTACGGCCTCCGCGACTTGTTTTGCCCGGAAATGAAAGGGTTACACGTTTTGCTTTATGAGTTTGATCGCTTGCTCGAATCGTATTCCCCCGTGTTGTACAATCATTTGGTTAAACAAGGTATCAAGTCGTCAATGTACGCCTCACAGTGGTTCCTCACATTCTTCGCATACAAGTTCCCCTTGGACATTGTTTTAAGAATCTACGATATAATCGTTACCCAGGGAATGGAGTCTATATTGAAGTTTGCAGtgaatttaatgattcaaaATGAACAAAACCTATTGGCATTATCGTTTGACAAGTTGCTCGAGTTTTTGAAagataaattgtttaatgtTTATATCGCCGAGGCGTTTATCAAGGACGACAAGGGTAAAAAGAGATTTTCGTTGCTGCGATCTGCGACCAGCACCCCTGCTACTTATTACAAACTAGATGAATTGGTGCAAGATTCTATGCAGATAAACGTCGATCCCGTGGAATTGACCAAATACGCTAAGGAATTCGAAAGTATCTACAACAAAGAGAAAGCCAAAGTCGACGATATCAAAGGTATGAGACTAGCAAACGGCAATCTTAGACACagaattaaagaattacAGTCGCAATACTCAGCACTAAACAGAGATcatgttgatgttgttcaAAAAATGGTGGATTTGAAAATCACCCTACCTGATTTGGTTAACGAGAACGAGGACCTTAAACAATCCATAGAAAAGCTAGAAAAGGAcgttgaagaattggaatCGAAAACACAACCTGCTAACGATGTCTTGCCTAGTGAAATTGAAGACCAAATACAACAATTACTTGTGATCAATACTCAGGAAGTAGAAAAGTCGGCTAATTTAGAAGAAGAGTTAAACTCTTTGCTTGAACAAGAGGAAAAACtcaataaattgataaaacaAGCAAATAGAAATAGTACATGGTTTAAATGGAataaatag